From one Sparus aurata chromosome 16, fSpaAur1.1, whole genome shotgun sequence genomic stretch:
- the insm2 gene encoding insulinoma-associated protein 2, producing the protein MPRGFLVKRNRRCSASYRSRLNSNGKPVPSDGDRTNSDISEVTQPKAVKENDVLNVFPFERQDGQLPVCRQDSAGVREAWSPHVESAVEAEAEADRRAQLPETEEQVSEVDVLTPDGDFSYFFPPPPPPPPRDLTLTESCSPVKPVGTRLIEQHEEGEKQPLYPVRCLTASPVSELPELPFLVSSTPTSVSASFERLLASSSRHAPSYGHGDKYDTNMGHVHLFPPLTLMNQEQHHAARKRTFLEADQRLNSNRHNKQSAGNPSKKPKVNRKLNFEDEVTTSPVLGLRIKKESPELRQQRQREKSSAPTGNQPLGEFICQLCKEEYPDPFSLAQHKCSRIVRVEYRCPECDKVFSCPANLASHRRWHKPRPVNNQGGETPTNKSQPLKEARGLIQHERQPVEMEGKENELLRINTNQHHAALDSSRIRREPSLLLLHGRSRDSQDRDSLAPPLYDSSLHYRDPVESCLDLQPQVRAADSPPSSLLLLNGNPDERADLPQQPPPSLPHPPLPFVQSLPEEEVYECRYCGKKFRRQAYLKKHLAAHEMTARASPPPSSYGQARETSGGQSQVFLCHLCGARFPSVEIRDKHRLWHAMRDELLAGALGGGLRPDVFNAQGEENGSRECEQQQQQIFTCKHCPSTFFSSPGLARHINKSHPAENRQVMLLQMTVRP; encoded by the coding sequence ATGCCTCGAGGATTTTTGGTGAAGAGAAACCGGCGGTGTTCAGCTTCATATCGGTCCCGACTCAACAGCAATGGCAAACCAGTCCCGTCTGACGGTGACAGGACCAACAGTGACATTTCTGAAGTGACACAACCAAAGGCAGTGAAGGAGAACGATGTTCTCAATGTTTTCCCGTTTGAACGGCAGGATGGACAGCTCCCGGTGTGCCGCCAGGACTCCGCCGGTGTCAGAGAGGCTTGGAGCCCGCACGTGGAGTCCGCGGTGGAGGCGGAGGCGGAGGCGGACCGTCGCGCTCAGCTACCAGAGACTGAAGAGCAGGTGAGCGAGGTGGACGTTTTAACTCCAGATGGTGATTTCTCCTacttcttccctcctcctcctcctcctcctccacgcgACTTGACATTGACAGAGTCTTGCAGCCCTGTTAAACCGGTCGGCACAAGGCTGATAGAGCAGCACGAGGAAGGGGAGAAGCAGCCGTTGTACCCCGTCAGGTGCCTGACAGCATCCCCAGTTTCGGAGTTACCGGAGCTGCCGTTCCTGGTGAGCTCCACGCCGACTTCAGTTTCCGCTTCTTTTGAGAGGCTCCTCGCGAGCAGCAGCCGCCACGCGCCGTCCTACGGGCACGGCGACAAATACGACACTAACATGGGTCATGTGCACCTGTTCCCGCCACTGACACTCATGAACCAGGAGCAGCATCACGCAGCGAGAAAACGCACGTTCCTTGAAGCGGACCAACGCCTGAACAGCAATAGACACAACAAACAGTCCGCGGGCAACCCGTCAAAGAAACCCAAAGTGAACCGCAAACTCAACTTCGAGGATGAGGTCACGACTTCTCCGGTTCTGGGTCTGAGGATAAAGAAGGAGAGTCCCGAGCTGAGGCAACAACGACAACGGGAGAAGTCGTCTGCTCCCACCGGGAACCAGCCGCTGGGAGAGTTCATCTGCCAACTTTGTAAAGAGGAGTACCCCGACCCTTTCTCCCTCGCGCAGCACAAGTGCTCTCGCATAGTGCGCGTGGAGTACCGGTGCCCCGAGTGCGACAAAGTCTTCAGCTGTCCCGCAAACTTGGCCTCCCACCGCCGCTGGCACAAACCTCGTCCGGTGAACAACCAAGGAGGAGAGACTCCGACAAACAAGAGCCAGCCCTTAAAAGAGGCACGAGGTCTCATTCAGCACGAGAGGCAGCCGGTCGAGATGGAGGGCAAAGAGAACGAGCTGCTGCGCATCAACACTAATCAGCACCACGCAGCGCTGGACAGTTCCCGCATCAGGCGCGAGCcgtccctgctgctgcttcacggTCGGTCTCGGGACAGTCAAGACAGAGACAGCCTCGCGCCTCCTCTCTATGATTCCTCGCTACACTACCGGGACCCAGTTGAAAGCTGTCTGGACCTGCAGCCGCAGGTGAGAGCGGCAGACAGCCCGCCCTCGAGCCTCCTTCTACTGAACGGCAACCCAGACGAGCGCGCGGACCTTCCCCAGCAGCCGCCGCCGTCACTACCGCATCCACCTTTACCGTTTGTCCAGTCGTTACCGGAGGAGGAAGTGTACGAGTGCCGGTACTGCGGCAAGAAATTCCGCCGACAGGCTTACCTGAAGAAACACCTGGCTGCGCACGAGATGACAGCGCGAGCGTCTCCGCCCCCTTCATCTTACGGCCAGGCGCGCGAGACCAGCGGCGGGCAGAGCCAGGTGTTCCTGTGTCACCTGTGTGGCGCGCGCTTCCCGTCGGTTGAAATCAGAGACAAGCACCGTCTGTGGCACGCGATGAGGGACGAGCTGCTGGCGGGAGCGCTGGGAGGAGGACTCAGACCAGATGTGTTCAACGCGCAAGGGGAAGAGAATGGCAGCAGGGAGtgcgagcagcagcagcagcagatcttCACGTGCAAGCACTGTCCGTCCACATTCTTCAGCTCCCCGGGGCTCGCGAGACACATCAACAAGTCTCATCCCGCCGAGAACCGGCAGGTGATGCTGCTGCAGATGACCGTGCGACCGTAA